One segment of Rutidosis leptorrhynchoides isolate AG116_Rl617_1_P2 unplaced genomic scaffold, CSIRO_AGI_Rlap_v1 contig227, whole genome shotgun sequence DNA contains the following:
- the LOC139882095 gene encoding gibberellin 3-beta-dioxygenase 3-like has product MPESHSWNGPATKEDNLPVIHEQQVPIIDLADPRADELIRNACEKWGVFRVINHGIPLDLLAQAENQTMKLFSLPADRKIKAARAPSSHGGTGYGLLPVSPMYPDQPWNKGFSIMSTGSPLMEQAIKLWPDHEQDRTTFCNVLAEYQKEMKVLAEKLISLMMNSLGICLEENFKWLNPNKNGDGGQYLG; this is encoded by the exons ATGCCCGAATCTCATTCATGGAATGGTCCGGCCACCAAAGAAGATAACCTACCAGTCATCCACGAACAACAGGTTCCGATTATCGACCTTGCCGATCCACGAGCGGATGAGCTCATAAGGAATGCATGCGAGAAATGGGGAGTTTTCCGAGTGATCAACCATGGAATTCCGTTGGATTTACTTGCCCAGGCTGAGAACCAAACCATGAAGCTGTTTTCTCTGCCCGCTGACCGCAAAATCAAGGCTGCCCGAGCACCATCATCTCATGGCGGCACTGGCTATGGACTCCTTCCCGTGTCTCCCATGTACCCTGACCAACCGTGGAATAAGGGTTTCTCCATCATGAGTACTGGGTCCCCATTGATGGAGCAAGCTATCAAGCTTTGGCCTGATCATGAACAGGATCGTACTACTTTCTG TAATGTACTAGCAGAGTACCAAAAGGAGATGAAGGTTTTAGCGGAGAAGCTCATAAGTCTCATGATGAACTCACTAGGAATTTGTCTCGAAGAAAATTTCAAATGGCTGAATCCAAACAAAAATGGAGACGGTGGCCAATACCTCGGTTAA
- the LOC139882096 gene encoding gibberellin 3-beta-dioxygenase 1-like: METKIKEFPLDFQTLPDSHSWNRPPTEEDSLPVCDESHVPVIDLAGPRAIELIRSACEKWGVFRVINHGIPLDLLDQADSQTMKLFSLPADRKIKAARAPSSHGSTGYGEHTVSALFPKQMWYESYSILGDGSPLMEHAIKVWPHHEDDLFLGDLVHILTNGRFKNILHRVLVDKDKSRASRAYFYRPPKEVKISPASKMVDDSHPTIYKAVSWDDVLSAKAKYLDKALESINI; the protein is encoded by the exons ATGGAGACGAAAATCAAAGAATTTCCTCTCGATTTCCAAACATTGCCTGACTCTCATTCGTGGAATCGTCCACCAACCGAAGAAGATAGCCTCCCCGTCTGCGACGAATCTCATGTTCCGGTCATCGACTTAGCCGGCCCACGAGCGATCGAGCTCATAAGGAGTGCATGCGAGAAATGGGGTGTTTTTCGAGTGATCAATCATGGGATTCCTTTGGATTTACTTGACCAAGCTGACAGCCAAACCATGAAGCTATTTTCGCTGCCCGCTGACCGCAAAATCAAGGCTGCCCGAGCACCATCATCTCATGGCTCTACTGGCTACGGAGAACATACCGTGTCTGCCTTGTTCCCTAAGCAGATGTGGTACGAGAGCTACTCCATCTTGGGCGACGGGTCCCCATTAATGGAACATGCTATCAAGGTTTGGCCTCATCATGAAGATGATC TCTTCCTTGGTGACCTAGTTCATATCCTCACCAATGGACGTTTCAAGAACATATTGCATCGTGTCCTCGTAGACAAGGATAAGAGTCGAGCCTCTCGTGCATATTTCTACCGTCCACCAAAAGAAGTCAAGATATCGCCGGCGTCGAAAATGGTTGACGATTCTCATCCTACTATCTACAAGGCTGTAAGTTGGGATGATGTGCTCAGTGCAAAGGCTAAGTATTTGGACAAGGCACTGGAATCCATCAATATATGA